A genome region from Stenotrophomonas bentonitica includes the following:
- a CDS encoding M20 family metallopeptidase gives MDSAKLGQFVNDKWDSEIVPQLVEYIRIPNKSPMFDANWVENGYMEQAVTLMESWAKAQNLPGLQVEVVRLEGRTPLLLLEIPATGAETGDDTVLLYGHLDKQPEMTGWDDDLGPWLPVLRGDKLYGRGGADDGYAIFGSLAAVLALQAQNLPHARCVVLIEACEESGSYDLPAYVDHLADRIGKPSLVVCLDSGCANYDQLWCTTSLRGLTGGNFSVKVLNEGVHSGDASGVVPSSFRLLRQLLSRIEDENTGRILLDGMHVEIPEERQAQAKRAAEVVDTEIFEKFPMVDDLRPMNDDLTELVLNRTWRPALSVTGVDGMPPLASAGNVLRPHTAVKLSLRLPPTADGKACGELLKEALLRDPPNGAEVKLDLEKASSGWNAPAMAPWLTQAIDDASQTFFGKPAMYMGEGGSIPFMGMLGEKFPGAQFMITGVLGPHSNAHGPNEFLHIPMGKRVTACVSKVISEHYAASLRGETSGSPVAADSGTRHGGHGCC, from the coding sequence ATGGACAGCGCCAAGCTCGGCCAATTCGTCAATGACAAGTGGGACAGCGAGATCGTTCCGCAATTGGTCGAATACATCCGCATTCCCAACAAATCGCCGATGTTCGACGCTAATTGGGTCGAAAACGGCTACATGGAGCAGGCCGTCACCCTGATGGAAAGCTGGGCCAAGGCCCAGAACCTGCCGGGCCTGCAGGTCGAGGTGGTGCGCCTGGAAGGCCGCACGCCGCTTCTGCTGCTGGAAATTCCCGCCACCGGCGCCGAAACCGGCGACGACACCGTGCTGCTGTACGGGCACCTGGACAAGCAGCCGGAAATGACCGGCTGGGACGACGACCTGGGCCCGTGGCTGCCGGTGCTGCGCGGCGACAAGCTGTATGGCCGTGGCGGCGCCGATGACGGCTATGCCATCTTCGGCTCGCTGGCCGCCGTGCTGGCGCTGCAGGCGCAGAACCTGCCGCACGCGCGCTGCGTGGTGCTGATCGAAGCCTGCGAGGAATCGGGCAGCTACGACCTGCCGGCCTACGTGGACCACCTGGCCGACCGCATCGGCAAGCCGTCGCTGGTGGTGTGCCTGGATTCGGGCTGCGCCAACTACGACCAGCTGTGGTGCACCACCTCGCTGCGCGGCCTGACCGGCGGCAACTTCTCGGTGAAGGTGCTCAACGAAGGCGTGCATTCCGGCGACGCCTCCGGCGTGGTGCCGTCCAGCTTCCGCCTGCTGCGCCAGCTGCTCTCGCGCATCGAGGACGAGAACACCGGCCGCATCCTGCTCGACGGCATGCACGTGGAGATTCCGGAAGAGCGCCAGGCCCAGGCCAAGCGCGCCGCCGAGGTGGTGGATACCGAGATCTTCGAGAAGTTCCCGATGGTCGACGACCTGCGTCCGATGAACGACGACCTGACCGAGCTGGTGCTCAACCGCACCTGGCGCCCGGCGCTGTCGGTGACCGGCGTGGACGGCATGCCGCCGCTGGCCTCGGCCGGCAACGTGCTGCGCCCGCATACCGCCGTGAAGCTGTCGCTGCGCCTGCCGCCGACCGCCGACGGCAAGGCCTGCGGCGAGCTGCTGAAGGAAGCACTGCTGCGCGACCCGCCGAACGGCGCGGAAGTGAAGCTGGACCTGGAAAAGGCCTCGTCGGGCTGGAACGCACCGGCGATGGCGCCGTGGCTGACCCAGGCCATCGACGATGCCAGCCAGACCTTCTTCGGCAAGCCGGCGATGTACATGGGCGAAGGCGGCTCGATCCCGTTCATGGGCATGCTGGGCGAGAAGTTCCCGGGTGCGCAGTTCATGATCACCGGCGTGCTGGGCCCGCATTCCAACGCGCACGGCCCGAACGAGTTCCTGCACATCCCGATGGGCAAGCGCGTGACCGCGTGCGTGTCCAAGGTGATCAGCGAGCACTACGCGGCCAGCCTGCGCGGTGAGACCAGCGGTTCGCCGGTGGCGGCCGACAGCGGTACCCGCCACGGTGGGCATGGTTGCTGCTGA
- a CDS encoding ComEA family DNA-binding protein — MLAGTASAADRIDINTADASTLQQGLTNVGPKKAQAIVAYRRQHGPFLRVEDLARVKGIGTATVERNRRRMTVGAMTAPTVAPPRRAAPTPVPRR; from the coding sequence ATGTTGGCGGGAACCGCTTCGGCGGCCGACCGGATCGACATCAACACCGCCGATGCGTCGACGCTGCAGCAGGGATTGACGAACGTGGGGCCCAAAAAGGCCCAGGCGATCGTCGCGTACCGGCGACAACACGGACCTTTCCTCCGGGTCGAGGACCTGGCACGGGTGAAAGGGATAGGGACAGCAACGGTCGAACGGAATCGACGACGGATGACGGTGGGGGCCATGACGGCGCCCACGGTGGCACCGCCCAGGAGGGCAGCGCCGACACCCGTTCCAAGGCGCTGA
- a CDS encoding L,D-transpeptidase, giving the protein MPSRRRLLTFALTSLVAGSMAPAWAATTPTIKEPAGPTDLKPGQFLWHPEISPAGPIVLVVSLDEQRAYVYRNGIAIGLSTISSGKPGHETPTGVFTILQKDKDHKSNLYNSAPMPYMQRLTWDGIALHGGNLPGHPASHGCVRLPQAFAQKLFGETQRGDTVVVADAKSAPMTLAYPAVLAPVNSTGKALVETTDAPDHYWNDGAAPAGQVGILVSLHDQRLYVLRDGVLIGESRLEAKALPAFEGTTLFVMQQGYSDVASPLDSTQKLHKWTAYPLLGQSAGNASPDLLATPSLPMALPPSFAAQLYKALVPGTTLLVTSLPAVRPVADEQNLQPVLESDAAGATL; this is encoded by the coding sequence ATGCCCTCACGCCGCAGGTTGCTGACGTTTGCCTTGACCTCACTGGTAGCCGGTTCAATGGCGCCTGCATGGGCAGCCACCACGCCCACCATCAAAGAACCCGCCGGCCCTACCGACCTCAAGCCCGGCCAGTTTCTCTGGCATCCGGAGATTTCCCCGGCCGGTCCAATCGTGCTGGTGGTAAGCCTGGATGAGCAGCGCGCCTACGTGTACCGCAACGGCATCGCCATCGGCCTGAGCACGATCAGTTCGGGCAAGCCCGGGCATGAAACGCCTACGGGCGTGTTCACCATCCTGCAGAAGGACAAGGACCACAAGTCCAACCTCTACAACAGCGCGCCCATGCCCTACATGCAGCGCCTGACCTGGGACGGCATCGCGCTGCACGGCGGCAACCTGCCCGGGCACCCGGCGTCGCACGGCTGCGTGCGCTTGCCGCAGGCGTTCGCGCAGAAGCTGTTCGGCGAAACCCAGCGCGGCGACACCGTGGTGGTGGCCGACGCAAAGAGCGCGCCGATGACCCTGGCCTACCCGGCGGTGCTGGCGCCGGTGAACAGCACCGGCAAGGCGCTGGTCGAGACCACCGATGCGCCGGACCACTACTGGAATGACGGCGCGGCGCCTGCGGGGCAGGTCGGCATCCTGGTCAGCCTGCACGACCAGCGGCTGTACGTGCTGCGTGATGGCGTGCTGATCGGTGAGTCGCGGCTGGAAGCCAAGGCGCTGCCCGCGTTCGAGGGCACCACCCTGTTCGTGATGCAGCAGGGGTATTCGGACGTGGCCAGCCCCCTTGATTCGACCCAGAAGCTGCACAAGTGGACCGCGTACCCGCTGCTGGGGCAGAGCGCGGGCAATGCCAGCCCGGACCTGCTGGCCACGCCCAGCCTGCCGATGGCGCTGCCGCCGTCGTTCGCCGCGCAGCTGTACAAGGCGTTGGTGCCCGGAACCACGTTGCTGGTGACCAGCCTGCCGGCGGTACGCCCGGTGGCAGATGAACAGAACCTGCAGCCGGTATTGGAATCCGATGCGGCTGGAGCCACCTTGTAG
- a CDS encoding murein L,D-transpeptidase catalytic domain-containing protein, protein MAYRISLSLLGVLTLAIPNASGSAGRWPAQAVSGAGQRPALPVGRVVAESGRRPALPADQMAEMMARAAPNADRKVLKLAAQAMTCALRRPELGVDPGRLSVIDYSRPSTEQRMWVFDLARQKLLFEEWVAHGRNSGSNATERFSNRDGSFMSSIGAFTAKETYMGGNGYSLRLDGLEPGFNDNARDRAIVIHGAPYVNPTIARLQGRLGRSLGCPAVRLTVARPLIDSLQGGAMVFAYYPDKDWLARSKLLSTDCG, encoded by the coding sequence ATGGCCTATCGGATTTCGCTTTCGCTGTTGGGTGTCCTGACGCTCGCAATTCCCAATGCGTCCGGTAGCGCCGGCCGTTGGCCGGCCCAGGCGGTGTCGGGAGCCGGCCAGCGGCCGGCACTACCGGTGGGTCGGGTGGTGGCCGAGTCCGGTCGTCGACCGGCGCTACCGGCAGACCAGATGGCCGAGATGATGGCGCGGGCGGCGCCCAATGCCGACCGCAAGGTGCTGAAGCTGGCGGCGCAGGCGATGACCTGCGCGCTGCGGCGGCCGGAGCTGGGTGTCGATCCGGGCCGTCTGAGCGTGATCGATTATTCGCGCCCGTCTACCGAACAGCGCATGTGGGTGTTCGACCTGGCCCGGCAGAAGCTGCTGTTCGAGGAATGGGTCGCGCATGGCCGCAACAGCGGCAGCAATGCAACCGAGCGCTTCTCCAACCGTGACGGCAGCTTCATGTCCAGCATTGGCGCGTTCACCGCCAAGGAAACCTACATGGGCGGCAACGGCTATTCGCTGCGCCTGGATGGCCTGGAGCCGGGCTTCAACGACAACGCGCGCGACCGCGCCATCGTCATCCACGGTGCGCCGTACGTGAACCCCACCATCGCGCGCCTGCAGGGCCGGCTCGGCCGCAGCCTGGGCTGCCCCGCCGTGCGCCTGACCGTGGCGCGACCCCTGATCGACAGCCTGCAGGGCGGGGCGATGGTATTCGCCTACTACCCGGACAAGGACTGGCTGGCGCGTTCGAAGCTGCTCAGCACCGACTGCGGCTGA
- a CDS encoding HutD/Ves family protein, translating into MSTAPDLSAATRVIPSFEYRRERWRNGLGWTREILRVPDSDDWQVRLSIAEIEQDAAFSSFPGIERELVLLRGEGLRLRFADGAVHTLMPPHDRLRFAGEAQVSGELVDGVTHDFNLMWRRDQVHAELLHRPLVGSMFFFTEPDTAWAIHLLAGQAEFEGEPDMPALQQGDTAWLAAGERRRYALRGGGEVLAIRLEQR; encoded by the coding sequence ATGTCGACCGCCCCTGACCTGAGCGCCGCCACGCGCGTCATTCCGAGTTTCGAGTATCGCCGCGAGCGCTGGCGCAACGGCCTGGGCTGGACGCGCGAGATCCTGCGCGTGCCCGACAGCGACGACTGGCAGGTGCGGTTGTCGATCGCCGAGATCGAACAGGATGCGGCGTTCTCGTCGTTCCCCGGCATCGAGCGCGAGCTGGTGCTGCTGCGGGGTGAGGGGTTGCGGCTGCGCTTCGCCGACGGCGCCGTTCATACCTTGATGCCGCCGCACGACCGGCTGCGTTTTGCCGGTGAAGCGCAGGTCAGCGGCGAGCTCGTGGACGGGGTGACGCACGACTTCAACCTGATGTGGCGGCGCGACCAGGTCCACGCTGAACTGCTGCACCGTCCGCTGGTAGGCAGCATGTTCTTCTTCACGGAGCCGGACACCGCGTGGGCGATTCATCTGTTGGCCGGGCAAGCGGAGTTCGAGGGAGAGCCGGATATGCCTGCGTTGCAGCAGGGCGATACGGCATGGCTGGCGGCGGGCGAGCGACGCCGGTACGCATTGCGCGGAGGCGGCGAAGTACTGGCAATCCGTCTGGAGCAGCGGTAG
- a CDS encoding sulfite reductase subunit alpha: MKRSPSRAVLGNVAVMIALALLAWLLLRLHLQEDWWRAAPLASHWRWAAGSIAAYAALCALLWWRGRSRDDAPADNGQAPLLLVWASQTGFAQQLCERSAEVLRASGMSVRVRGLHQVDAPLLQQSTRMLLIASTTGEGDAPDHALPFLRRVMPQELALPHLQYGVLALGDRSYGHFCAFGHQLDAWLRQHGAHPLFDTVEVDNADPAALRHWQQLLGQLGGNATDLPDWAPAQYQHWQLRAREQVNAGSPGAATWQVALVPADGVLPPWQAGDVVEIGPQHGAAEVDAWLARHARDGAAMVEGRSMHDWLARSHLPVLPDSVPADDAALVAALKPLPHREYSIASTPAEGQVLLLLRRLLRPDGTPGLGSGWLCDYAQLGGSIDLRFRSNPNFHAPSAEVPLILIGNGTGIAGLRAHLRARVELGATRNWLLFGERTAAHDFHFGQDIQRWQREGMIAKLDTVFSRDGGAHRYVQDRLLAELDTLRQWVREGATILVCGSLQGMAPAVDAVIEQALGRDGKEALIVAGRYRRDVY, from the coding sequence ATGAAGCGCAGCCCGTCGCGGGCGGTACTGGGCAATGTCGCGGTGATGATCGCGCTGGCGCTGCTCGCCTGGCTGCTGCTGCGCCTGCATCTCCAGGAAGACTGGTGGCGCGCCGCGCCGCTGGCCTCGCACTGGCGCTGGGCGGCCGGCAGCATCGCCGCCTACGCCGCACTGTGCGCGCTGCTGTGGTGGCGCGGTCGCAGCCGCGATGACGCGCCTGCCGACAACGGACAGGCACCGCTGCTGCTGGTCTGGGCCAGCCAGACCGGCTTCGCGCAGCAGCTGTGCGAACGCAGCGCCGAGGTGTTGCGTGCGTCCGGCATGTCCGTGCGGGTTCGGGGCCTGCACCAGGTCGATGCGCCGCTGCTGCAACAGTCCACTCGAATGCTGCTGATCGCCAGCACCACCGGCGAGGGCGACGCGCCCGACCATGCACTGCCGTTCCTGCGCCGGGTAATGCCGCAGGAGCTGGCACTGCCACACCTGCAGTACGGCGTGTTGGCGCTGGGCGACCGCAGCTATGGCCACTTCTGCGCGTTCGGCCACCAGCTCGATGCCTGGCTGCGCCAGCACGGCGCGCACCCGCTGTTCGACACCGTGGAGGTGGACAACGCCGACCCGGCCGCGCTGCGCCACTGGCAGCAACTGCTCGGCCAGCTCGGCGGCAACGCCACCGACCTGCCGGACTGGGCGCCGGCGCAGTACCAGCACTGGCAGCTGCGCGCGCGCGAACAGGTCAACGCGGGCAGCCCGGGCGCGGCCACCTGGCAGGTCGCGCTGGTCCCCGCCGACGGCGTGCTGCCGCCGTGGCAGGCCGGCGACGTGGTCGAGATCGGGCCGCAGCATGGCGCGGCCGAGGTCGATGCATGGCTGGCGCGGCATGCGCGCGACGGTGCTGCGATGGTCGAAGGGCGGTCGATGCACGACTGGCTGGCGCGCTCGCACCTGCCGGTGTTACCCGACTCGGTACCGGCCGATGACGCCGCGCTGGTGGCCGCACTCAAACCGCTGCCGCACCGCGAGTACTCGATCGCCAGCACGCCGGCCGAAGGCCAGGTTCTACTGTTGCTGCGCCGATTGTTGCGGCCGGATGGCACGCCCGGGCTGGGCAGTGGGTGGCTGTGCGACTACGCACAGCTGGGCGGGAGCATCGACCTGCGCTTCCGCAGCAATCCTAATTTCCATGCGCCCTCGGCGGAAGTTCCGTTGATCCTGATCGGCAACGGCACCGGCATAGCGGGGCTGCGTGCGCACCTGCGCGCGCGGGTCGAGCTCGGCGCCACGCGCAACTGGCTGCTGTTCGGCGAGCGCACCGCCGCGCACGATTTCCATTTCGGCCAGGACATCCAGCGCTGGCAGCGCGAAGGCATGATCGCGAAGCTGGACACGGTCTTCAGCCGCGACGGTGGCGCCCACCGTTACGTGCAGGACCGCCTGCTGGCCGAGCTGGACACCCTGCGCCAGTGGGTCCGCGAAGGCGCCACGATCCTGGTCTGCGGCAGCCTGCAGGGCATGGCCCCGGCGGTGGACGCCGTTATTGAGCAGGCATTGGGCCGCGACGGCAAGGAAGCGTTGATCGTGGCAGGCCGCTATCGCCGCGACGTGTACTGA
- a CDS encoding FAD:protein FMN transferase — protein sequence MTSVPHDIASLGGHTMGTTWQVKLTASPNRDLHPLHAGIQAQLDTVVAQMSTWEAASDISRFNRAAAGTTVPLPELFAEVMRCALDVAERSNGAFDPTVGPLVALWGFGAQAHAQRVPDPDLLAATRARCGWQRLHMQDAALLQPGGLELDLSAIAKGFAVDLVSRWLRTQGIAAALVEVGGELHGYGRKPDGHPWRVLVEAGPEEEAQLTHPPRVLALDDLAVATSGDRWHQFTADGAQYSHTLDPRVGAPVSREAAALTVVAREAMHADGWATALTVMGHDEGLAFANAHGLAARFVTRTAHGVEEHLSDAFAHLLAEQGEAA from the coding sequence ATGACGTCTGTGCCCCACGACATCGCCAGCCTCGGTGGTCACACCATGGGCACCACCTGGCAGGTAAAACTGACCGCCTCGCCCAACCGCGACCTGCACCCGCTGCATGCGGGCATCCAGGCGCAGCTGGACACCGTGGTGGCACAGATGAGCACGTGGGAAGCGGCAAGCGACATATCGCGTTTCAACCGCGCAGCGGCCGGCACCACCGTGCCGCTGCCGGAACTCTTCGCTGAGGTCATGCGCTGCGCACTCGATGTCGCCGAGCGCAGCAATGGCGCCTTCGATCCCACCGTCGGCCCGCTGGTGGCCCTGTGGGGCTTCGGTGCCCAGGCGCACGCACAGCGTGTACCGGATCCGGACCTGCTGGCCGCCACCCGCGCCCGCTGCGGCTGGCAGCGCCTGCACATGCAGGACGCCGCGCTGCTGCAACCGGGCGGGCTGGAGCTGGATCTCTCCGCCATCGCCAAAGGCTTCGCGGTCGACCTGGTCAGCCGCTGGCTGCGCACGCAGGGCATTGCCGCAGCGCTTGTTGAAGTGGGCGGCGAACTGCACGGTTACGGCCGCAAGCCGGACGGCCACCCGTGGCGCGTGCTGGTCGAAGCCGGCCCCGAAGAAGAGGCGCAACTGACCCATCCTCCACGCGTCCTCGCGTTGGATGACCTTGCCGTGGCCACCTCCGGCGACCGCTGGCATCAGTTCACCGCGGATGGCGCGCAGTACAGCCACACATTGGACCCGCGCGTGGGGGCACCGGTCAGCCGCGAAGCCGCCGCGCTCACGGTGGTGGCGCGTGAGGCCATGCACGCGGACGGCTGGGCCACTGCCTTGACCGTGATGGGCCACGACGAAGGCCTCGCCTTTGCCAATGCACACGGACTGGCAGCGCGCTTCGTCACCCGCACCGCGCACGGCGTTGAAGAACACCTGAGCGATGCATTCGCACACCTGCTCGCCGAACAGGGCGAGGCCGCATGA
- a CDS encoding DUF4198 domain-containing protein, with protein sequence MKRSLVLAAALAAALPFSALAHKAWLQPSQTVIAGEHPWITVDAAVSNDLFYFNHVPLRLESLVITAPDGTTVQPQNASTGKFRSVFDVELTQQGTYRLASVNNGLSASWEEDGKPKRWRGTVATFATEVPKKAKKLQVSQSVNRIETFVTNGTPNATALAPTKVGIELVALGHPNDLFSGEEAKFRVLVDGKPRAGLAFEITRGGTRYRNAQDEIKVTSDKNGEFSVTWPEAGMYWLETSSEDKKTTLKQAKSRRLNYVATLEVLPQ encoded by the coding sequence ATGAAGCGCTCGCTCGTCCTGGCCGCCGCCCTGGCCGCCGCACTTCCGTTCTCCGCCCTCGCCCACAAGGCCTGGCTGCAGCCGTCGCAGACCGTCATCGCCGGTGAGCACCCCTGGATCACCGTCGACGCGGCGGTGTCCAACGACCTGTTCTACTTCAACCACGTGCCGCTGCGCCTGGAAAGCCTGGTCATCACCGCGCCGGACGGCACCACCGTGCAGCCGCAGAACGCCTCCACCGGCAAGTTCCGCAGCGTGTTCGACGTCGAACTGACCCAGCAGGGCACCTACCGCCTGGCCTCGGTCAACAACGGCCTCTCGGCCAGCTGGGAAGAAGACGGCAAGCCCAAGCGCTGGCGCGGCACCGTGGCGACCTTCGCCACCGAAGTGCCGAAGAAGGCGAAGAAGCTGCAGGTCAGCCAGTCGGTCAACCGCATCGAAACCTTCGTCACCAACGGCACCCCGAACGCCACCGCGCTGGCGCCGACCAAGGTGGGCATCGAGCTGGTCGCGCTGGGCCACCCCAACGACCTGTTCTCCGGTGAGGAAGCGAAGTTCCGCGTGCTGGTCGACGGCAAGCCGCGCGCCGGCCTGGCCTTCGAAATCACCCGCGGCGGTACGCGCTATCGCAACGCCCAGGACGAGATCAAGGTCACCAGCGACAAGAACGGCGAGTTCAGCGTGACCTGGCCGGAAGCCGGCATGTACTGGCTGGAAACCAGCAGCGAGGACAAGAAGACCACGCTGAAGCAGGCGAAGTCCCGTCGTTTGAACTATGTGGCCACCCTGGAAGTGCTCCCGCAATAA
- a CDS encoding DUF2271 domain-containing protein → MRVTLTIALSGLLATSPAYATTLDINVEVPKLNVAEYHRPYVAVWLEGADQKVAASLAVWYQQTGNSEGHGTKWLPDLRQWWRKSGRELKVPVDGVTGPTKPAGTHALSFTDKQPALKSLAPGNYTLVVEAVREVGGRELLKVPFTWPATAPQSGKAQGSTELGLVTLSAKP, encoded by the coding sequence ATGCGCGTCACCCTCACCATCGCCCTGAGCGGCCTGCTGGCCACCTCGCCGGCCTACGCCACCACCCTGGACATCAACGTCGAGGTGCCCAAGCTCAACGTGGCCGAGTACCACCGGCCCTACGTGGCGGTGTGGCTGGAAGGCGCCGACCAGAAGGTCGCAGCCAGCCTGGCGGTCTGGTACCAGCAGACCGGCAACAGCGAAGGCCACGGCACCAAGTGGCTCCCGGACCTGCGCCAGTGGTGGCGCAAGAGCGGGCGTGAGCTGAAGGTGCCGGTGGACGGCGTGACCGGTCCGACCAAGCCGGCCGGCACCCACGCGCTGTCGTTCACCGACAAGCAGCCGGCCTTGAAGTCGCTCGCCCCGGGCAACTACACCCTGGTGGTGGAAGCGGTGCGCGAAGTCGGCGGCCGCGAGCTGCTCAAGGTTCCCTTCACCTGGCCGGCGACCGCGCCGCAGAGCGGCAAGGCCCAAGGCAGCACCGAGCTGGGCCTGGTCACGCTGTCGGCCAAGCCCTGA
- a CDS encoding PepSY-associated TM helix domain-containing protein — translation MATSAPSTAVQQQQSRGFWLRTLHQWHWISSAVCLIGMLLFAATGITLNHAARIEATPQVVNRQLELPAELLGQLGDRTDGNAPVPRPAARWLDRELGISVGRRPAEWSPEEIYLSMPSPGGDAWLSIDRESGAVEYEATSRGWVSYFNDLHKGRNAGPAWGWFLDIFAVACLVFCITGLFLLHLHARQRRMTWPLVGLGLMVPLLIALILIH, via the coding sequence GTGGCCACCAGCGCTCCTTCCACCGCCGTGCAGCAACAGCAGAGCCGGGGCTTCTGGCTCCGCACCCTGCACCAATGGCATTGGATCAGCTCAGCGGTGTGCCTGATCGGCATGCTGCTGTTCGCGGCCACGGGTATCACCCTGAATCACGCGGCCAGAATCGAGGCCACGCCGCAGGTGGTCAACCGGCAACTGGAACTGCCGGCCGAGCTGCTCGGCCAACTCGGCGACCGCACCGATGGCAACGCCCCGGTGCCCCGCCCCGCCGCGCGCTGGCTGGATCGCGAACTGGGCATTTCCGTCGGCCGCCGGCCGGCCGAGTGGTCCCCCGAGGAGATCTACCTCTCCATGCCCAGCCCCGGTGGCGACGCCTGGCTGAGCATCGACCGCGAAAGCGGCGCGGTGGAGTACGAAGCGACCTCACGTGGCTGGGTGTCGTACTTCAACGACCTGCACAAGGGGCGCAACGCGGGGCCGGCCTGGGGCTGGTTCCTCGACATCTTCGCGGTGGCCTGCCTGGTGTTCTGCATCACCGGCCTGTTCCTGCTGCACCTGCATGCCCGCCAACGGCGCATGACCTGGCCACTGGTCGGGCTCGGCCTGATGGTGCCGCTGCTGATCGCCCTGATCCTGATCCACTGA